The Aquicella siphonis DNA segment TGAACGCGTTGCTGCATCATGATCCCGCGCTGCAAGCCCTGCCCCGAGCCGGCATTCTCCACCGCCTGGACAAGGATACCTCGGGACTGCTGATCATAGCGAAAACAGCCGCCGCGCTGAAACATTTGTCACTGCAATTAAAAAAGCGCAGCTTGCTGCGTGAATATCAGGCCATCGTTTATGGCACCATGATCAGCGGCGGCAGCGTCGACGCCCCGATCGACCGGCATCCCCTGCAACGCAAGCGCATGGCTGTTATTGACACCGGAAAGTCCGCCGTCACCCATTACCGGATTGCTGAAAAATTCAGGGCGCACACTCGATTGAAAATCCGCCTGGAAACAGGGCGCACCCATCAGATTCGTGTTCACATGGCCTATATTCGTCACCCCATTGTAGGTGACGCTGTCTACGGCGGCCGTATTCAGCTTGCGAAAGGACTGTCCGAACAACTCATCACCGCCTTGAGGCAATTCAAACGCCAGGCGCTGCACGCATTCGCGCTGGGATTGACCCATCCGGACACGGAAGAATTCATGCGCTGGGAAATTGATCTGCCGGAGGACATGAATCATCTCATCCAGGTATTACGAGAAGATTTGAACAGGAATGCCCCATGAAATACTTACAACCCGATTGGCCGGCGCCAAAAAATATCATGGCATACACGACCCTGCGCAGCGGTTTTGCCGGTCGTTATGCGCAGGCGGAGAATGAGACTGACCGCAGGGACGGCAGCAGTCAGTTACAAACGTGGTTACAACTTCCCCAGCCGCCAGTGTGGCTGAAGCAGACACATGGAACCGTTGTGGTGGCAGCCGCGCCAGAAAACCTTGACCGTGAAGCAGATGCATCCTTTGCATTTGAACCAGGCCAGGTGTGTGCAATACTGACCGCAGACTGTCTCCCCATTCTGATTTGCAATAAACAGGGGACGCGGGTTGCGGCGGTTCACGCGGGATGGCGCGGCCTTGCGGCAGGCATTGTCGAAGCCACCCTGGCTGCGATTCAGCAGCCCGCCCAGGATTTGCTGGTTTGGTTAGGCCCGGCGATAGGCCCTGGCAAGTTTGAAGTGGGTGAGGACGTTTTCCATGCATTTACCCGCTATCACCCGGGTTCCACCACCGCATTCGCGCCCTGCGCGCCTGGAAAATGGCTGGCCAACCTCTACGACCTGGCACGTATGCGGTTAAGTTTATCAGGTGTAACAAATACTTACGGAGGAGACTTCTGCACCTACAGCCAG contains these protein-coding regions:
- the pgeF gene encoding peptidoglycan editing factor PgeF; amino-acid sequence: MKYLQPDWPAPKNIMAYTTLRSGFAGRYAQAENETDRRDGSSQLQTWLQLPQPPVWLKQTHGTVVVAAAPENLDREADASFAFEPGQVCAILTADCLPILICNKQGTRVAAVHAGWRGLAAGIVEATLAAIQQPAQDLLVWLGPAIGPGKFEVGEDVFHAFTRYHPGSTTAFAPCAPGKWLANLYDLARMRLSLSGVTNTYGGDFCTYSQPDLFYSYRRDKGNTGRMASLIWMNPRV
- the rluD gene encoding 23S rRNA pseudouridine(1911/1915/1917) synthase RluD, producing the protein MNTDSQKKRHTFIIPDIHADERLDQALARLMPEYSRTQIKDWLDSGSILINGLAAKGKTRIKGGETVTAEIPVITRPHWEAQPIPLNIVHEDDALILVNKPAGLVVHPGAGNQDRTLMNALLHHDPALQALPRAGILHRLDKDTSGLLIIAKTAAALKHLSLQLKKRSLLREYQAIVYGTMISGGSVDAPIDRHPLQRKRMAVIDTGKSAVTHYRIAEKFRAHTRLKIRLETGRTHQIRVHMAYIRHPIVGDAVYGGRIQLAKGLSEQLITALRQFKRQALHAFALGLTHPDTEEFMRWEIDLPEDMNHLIQVLREDLNRNAP